A stretch of Plasmodium knowlesi strain H genome assembly, chromosome: 1 DNA encodes these proteins:
- a CDS encoding AP-3 complex subunit delta, putative — protein sequence MNGSFIELIKDIKRDDRIENVERNYNLCVRSLKEIDKRKTREKEPIFTLLNSKTKEKSITLLKLLYLQMYGRKIDPEHNFAVIEMLTSDKYILKRRGHLFLHHSTDRDDVTFLSINLFRKELYKDNFPTGSPNTKTNVINSLANIGSAIMKENIGLLQNSAKTYSIIPGVQSNETSSGGNFPIGGETPREQEKKKQFAHTNCITKETNIYNAALVLNTLSNVCTSIMSSNLHQHVFHLLNSSHVYIKKKTIISLYKIVISNLETLPSFIETIKKSFVSLYNNESSSYDQFGKEGMDGVQRNNTSLCCLIVNILAEVFCALERNDQTYSQPRRNMSPATPGSSRYVETPHGATSTCNQDQSGAVQHAGGVSTYLKKFLSFIPLIYSILNERLNLIDNWKFIKIIKFLKRLVKYENRIYKKFLHLIVHAFFTNKAKSVIYECLSFLLLNYQKGCVVDLDLQRYVPWADGTLDQSVNQTIQRSDGTTSAELVDRCPPNPSPDCMDRLLLLCFTHLANNFHHEDRNIVYVTTKMYLCIFSSVDVHKKFMQQNMMEELSANVMRSFYQDVTIRKNLLHILYYLMNENNFEPIAYSILSYLYHRSEADFVGEYIDTILLYGRRKGHLLRNLNLYLFILFYMLCIKNHKKESDVIQEILRVNNNQKGTTHITTNFLSAMYVVTYGAAIMQRELDGRRGDGHVDKEFSPFSTSQGVKEGQTKEKESHHIVKQQKENHHIIEQQKENHQSSNLLNEMNTFLKEVKTIDAFSRYDILDYIIGTLKMHVNDDRHDNQENPYKDVNQVDLATFEYLIYFLYVYLEESHGQIKEYKNEHFLSVFFFSLYIFFTHLSISSILWHVAKIFFFFYQYEENRSLVLCYISKFSSHVSYLLSRRNSVETIDICAHLGNVFFLLRKGNHSEELALKEDSSNGGDHTNRGVSFYSCVTDYLHLDPSEEKFNLDRPFKYNDAFFLQTRESTPQEHIPRSVHRSSTSQINLPLTEADTVASTASARTPSEIRASALTVDEASIPRVCSPEEFCAKGKPTSHGEPTSHGEPTSHGELPSFLRELKEEQSKWSQTDKRTFHQISETIHMKLYFHLNQEDRLLRLYVQLVGSPVTIKCLSVRTSLRVDRYQVDFNEEEDELLLLCDEKRDQDTTIADDIIRMQNHQGVQSVESNHHERIGMTPLTELTTVEEVTRNFLISVNFQVPSCSVKLAYSYFCNSILHEELSVEIPFVPLQQATLSIDELTNVKKRKGMNRIITEEITVDEEIHPNEFIFSCFVFLAEYLHLFFFNISKVFSNLRSAYSEDTFRLIFCATRMSSRDAPPDKTVFLINVHYKKIDQTSAPPTYRVEAKIKILDDSEEECMRMMDYIQFYLKKFLTGKVKMRSPRIAITS from the exons atgaatgggTCTTTCATCGAATTGATTAAGGATATTAAGCGGGATGACCGCATCGAGAACGTGGAAAGGAACTACAACCTGTGCGTTAGGAGCCTCAAAGAAATTGATAAAAGGAAgacaagggaaaaggaaccTATATTCACTCTGCTTAATTCCAAGACCAAAGAAAAGTCTATTACTCTCCTCAAGTTGCTTTATCTACAAATgtatggaaggaaaatagaTCCAGAACATAACTTTGCAGTGATTGAAATGCTTACATCAGATAAATATATCTTGAAGAGACGCGGCCATCTGTTTCTGCACCACTCGACTGACAGAGACGATGTAACTTTTCTCTCCATTAATTTGTTTAGGAAGGAGTTGTACAAGGACAATTTTCCCACTGGGTCTCCAAACACCAAAACGAATGTTATTAATTCATTAGCTAACATTGGCTCTGCCATTATGAAGGAGAACATCGGCTTGCTACAAAATTCTGCAAAGACATATTCGATAATCCCTGGAGTTCAGTCGAATGAAACTTCTTCTGGTGGTAACTTTCCCATTGGGGGAGAAACTCCACgagaacaggaaaaaaaaaaacagttcgCACACACAAACTGTATTACGAAGGAAACGAACATATACAACGCAGCTCTCGTTCTTAACACACTCAGTAATGTATGTACCTCCATCATGAGTAGCAACCTACACCAACATGTTTTCCATCTCCTCAATAGCTCtcatgtgtacataaaaaaaaaaacaattattaGTCTGTACAAAATTGTAATAAGTAATTTAGAAACCTTGCCATCTTTCATTGAAACAATTAAAAAGAGTTTCGTTTCTCTGTACAACAATGAAAGTTCATCTTATGATCAGTTCGGCAAGGAAGGAATGGATGGCGTTCAACGTAACAACACTTCGTTGTGTTGTCTTATTGTGAATATTCTCGCGGAAGTGTTCTGCGCTCTAGAAAGGAATGATCAAACATATTCTCAACCTCGTAGAAACATGAGTCCTGCCACCCCAGGAAGTAGCCGCTATGTTGAAACTCCCCACGGAGCAACAAGTACCTGTAATCAAGACCAATCAGGAGCAGTTCAACACGCAGGGGGAGTGTCCACCTATCTAAAGAAGTTCCTTTCATTTATTCCTCTTATTTATAGCATACTAAACGAACGACTCAACCTCATAGACAACTGGAAGTTCATAAAGATCATCAAGTTTTTGAAGAGGCTAGTTAAATACGAAAAtagaatttacaaaaaattccTGCATCTAATTGTTCATGCGTTTTTTACGAACAAGGCGAAAAGCGTTATCTATGAATGTCTCAGCTTTTTGCTACTGAACTACCAGAAGGGTTGCGTGGTGGATTTGGATCTCCAGCGATATGTTCCCTGGGCTGATGGAACCCTCGATCAGAGTGTTAATCAAACTATACAAAGAAGTGATGGCACGACCTCTGCTGAACTCGTTGATCGGTGCCCACCTAACCCATCACCCGACTGCATGGACAGGCTATTGCTACTATGCTTCACTCACCTCGCAAACAACTTTCACCATGAAGATAGGAACATCGTCTACGTTACGACGAAGATGTATCTGTGCATATTTAGCAGTGTAGATGTTCACAAGAAATTTATGCAACAGAACATGATGGAGGAATTATCTGCCAACGTGATGAGAAGTTTCTACCAAGATGTAACCATAAGGAAAAATCTCCTCCATATTTTGTACTACCTCATGAATGAAAATAACTTCGAACCAATTGCGTACAGCATCCTCAGTTACTTGTATCATAGATCTGAAGCAGATTTCGTGGGAGAGTACATAGACACCATTCTTTTGTATGGACGGAGGAAGGGCCACTTGTTGCGAAATCTTAATCTGTAtctatttattcttttttatatgcttTGTATTAAGAACCACAAGAAGGAATCCGATGTGATCCAGGAGATCCTTCGTGTCAACAACAATCAAAAGGGAACAACCCATATCACCACCAACTTCCTCAGTGCCATGTACGTAGTGACATACGGTGCGGCCATCATGCAGCGCGAACTGGACGGGCGCAGGGGCGATGGTCATGTGGATAAAgaattttccccattttccaCCTCACAGGGGGTTAAAGAGGGACAAacgaaagagaaggagagcCACCACATAGTAAAACAACAGAAGGAGAACCATCACATAATAGAACAACAGAAGGAGAACCATCAATCTTCGAACCTGTTAAACGAAATGAATACGTTCctaaaggaagtaaaaacgaTTGACGCCTTTTCCAGGTATGACATACTAGATTACATCATAGGGACATTAAAAATGCATGTTAATGATGATAGGCACGACAACCAAGAGAATCCTTACAAAGATGTAAACCAAGTAGACCTAGCAACCTTTGAATATCTCATTTATTTcttgtatgtatatttagaGGAATCACATGGTCAGATAAAGGAATATAAGAATGAACACTTCTTgagtgtcttttttttctccttgtatattttttttactcatttGAGTATCAGCAGTATTCTCTGGCACgttgcaaaaatatttttttttttttatcaatacGAGGAAAACAGAAGTTTGGTTCTTTGCTACATCAGCAAGTTCTCTTCCCATGTGAGCTACCTTCTTAGTCGACGTAACAGCGTGGAGACCATCGATATCTGCGCTCATTTAGgaaatgtgtttttcctCCTGCGGAAGGGGAATCATTCAGAGGAACTTGCTCTTAAAGAGGATTCATCAAACGGAGGAGACCATACCAACCGGGGGGTGAGCTTCTACTCCTGTGTCACAGACTACCTTCACCTCGATCCCTCAGAGGAGAAGTTCAATTTGGACCGCCCCTTCAAATACAACGACGCGTTCTTTTTGCAAACCAGGGAGAGTACACCCCAGGAGCATATTCCTCGCTCGGTTCATAGATCGAGTACCAGTCAGATAAATCTGCCCTTGACTGAGGCAGATACAGTCGCATCTACCGCTTCGGCGAGAACCCCTTCAGAAATTAGGGCCTCAGCATTGACTGTGGACGAGGCATCAATACCCCGCGTATGCAGTCCTGAGGAATTCTGTGCCAAGGGAAAACCCACTTCTCATGGAGAACCCACTTCTCATGGAGAACCCACTTCTCATGGAGAACTTCCATCATTTTTGCGCGAATTGAAGGAGGAACAAAGCAAGTGGAGTCAAACAGACAAGCGAACCTTCCACCAGATTAGCGAGACTATCCACATGAAGTTATATTTTCACTTAAATCAAGAAGATCGTCTGCTCCGTTTGTATGTCCAATTGGTGGGCTCTCCCGTAACTATTAAGTGTTTATCTGTGCGCACCTCTCTCCGGGTTGATAGATACCAAGTGGACTTCaacgaggaggaagacgaacTCCTTCTCCTATGCGATGAAAAAAGGGACCAAGATACTACCATAGCAGATGACATAATAAGAATGCAAAACCATCAAGGTGTTCAGTCTGTCGAGAGCAATCATCATGAAAGAATTGGAATGACTCCCCTAACCGAACTAACCACTGTCGAGGAAGTAACAAGAAATTTTCTCATTAGTGTGAACTTCCAAGTTCCATCCTGCTCTGTTAAATTGGCCTACTCCTATTTTTGCAACTCGATTCTCCATGAGGAGTTATCTGTTGAAATCCCATTCGTGCCTCTCCAACAGGCCACCCTGTCGATAGACGAGCTTACCAAC gtgaagaagagaaaaggaatgaacagAATCATAACGGAGGAAATAACTGTTGATGAAGAGATCCATCcaaatgaatttatttttagttgttttgtttttctggcagaatatcttcatttgttttttttcaacattaGTAAGGTTTTTTCTAACTTACGAAGTGCTTATTCTGAGGATACATTTCGCCTTATTTTTTGTGCGACTCGTATGTCTAGCAGGGATGCCCCACCAG ACAAGACAGTATTCCTAATCAACGTGCATTACAAGAAAATTGATCAGACGAGCGCTCCACCCACGTACAGGGTCGaagcgaaaataaaaatcctCGACGACTCCGAAGAGGAGTGCATGCGGATGATGGACTACATCCAATTCTACCTCAAGAAGTTCCTCACGGGGAAAGTAAAAATGAGGTCGCCCCGTATTGCCATCACGAGCTGA
- a CDS encoding tyrosine--tRNA ligase, putative — protein MESDGVKREELQGATGEAAGLEVEAQETAPQENPPQEDVSRRMTEILSIASECIQPEELKARLLLRRRLICYDGFEPSGRMHIAQGLLKCQIVNKLTSNGCTFIFWIADWFAQLNNKMSGDLKKIRKVGNYFIEVWKSCGMNMENVKFLWASEEINKKPNEYWSLVIDISKSFNINRIKRCLKIMGRSEGEENYCSQIMYPCMQCADIFFLNVDICQLGIDQRKVNMLAREYCDIKKIKKKPIILSHEMLPGLLEGQEKMSKSDENSAIFMDDSEADVNRKIKKGYCPPGVIENNPIFAYARNIIFPHYNEFALLRKEKNGGNKTYTTIAELEADYLSGALHPLDLKDNVALYLNKMLQPVRDHFQNNAEAKSLLNEIRKYKVTK, from the exons atggaaagcgATGGTGTGAAGCGGGAGGAACTGCAAGGAGCGACAGGCGAGGCTGCTGGTCTCGAGGTCGAAGCACAGGAGACCGCCCCACAAGAGAATCCTCCACAGGAAGATGTTTCTCGTAGGATGACAGAAATCCTCTCCATCGCATCTGAATGTATCCAACCGGAGGAGCTGAAGGCCAGGCTGCTCCTGAGGAGGCGGCTGATCTGCTACGATGGGTTCGAGCCGTCCGGACGGATGCACATTGCGCAAG GACTTCTGAAGTGCCAAATTGTGAACAAGCTGACGAGTAACGGGTGCACGTTCATCTTCTGGATCGCAGACTGGTTCGCACAGCTGAACAACAAAATGTCTggagatttaaaaaaaataagaaaagtgGGTAATTACTTCATAGAAGTGTGGAAGAGCTGTGGAATGAACATGGAGAACGTTAAATTTCTGTGGGCTAGTGAGGAGATCAATAAAAAACCCAATGAGTACTGGTCATTAGTTATAGACATATCCAAGAGCTTTAACATTAACAGAATAAAGAGATGCTTAAAAATAATGGGGAGATcagaaggagaggaaaattaTTGCTCACAAATTATGTACCCTTGCATGCAATGtgcagatatattttttttgaatgttGATATTTGCCAACTCGGTATTGATCAGCGGAAGGTAAACATGCTAGCTAGAGAATACTGTGATAtaaagaagataaaaaagaagcctATAATTTTGTCACATGAAATGCTTCCGGGGCTTTTGGAGGGACAAGAGAAGATGTCAAAATCTGATGAAAACTCAGCCATCTTTATGGACGACTCCGAAGCTGACGTCAACAGGAAGATTAAGAAAGGCTACTGTCCACCCGGTGTAATTGAGAACAACCCCATTTTTGCATACGCCCGGAATATTATATTTCCGCATTACAATGAATTTGCTCTTCTccgcaaagaaaaaaacggag GCAACAAGACCTACACCACCATCGCTGAACTAGAAGCGGACTACCTCAGCGGCGCACTTCACCCTCTCGACCTAAAGGACAACGTTGCTCTCTACCTCAACAAAATGCTACAACCGGTTAGAGACCATTTCCAAAACAATGCCGAAGCGAAAAGTTTGCTTAACGAAATCAGAAAGTACAAGGTAACCAAATGA
- a CDS encoding 26S proteasome regulatory subunit RPN10, putative: protein MSSIEATIICIDNSDYNRNEDIVPNRFLSQIDCVNVLCCNKTSMHYKNNIGIIMMAGDKTKVKVSLTNDIGQLLSCIHDIKLDGTCDIVRSLLIAQLALKHRVDKNLAQKIMLFVGSPFKVNEKQLISTGKQLKKNNICLDIISYGDIHTNRDILMMLYNSVNSNDNCKFIECPETENNLSRFVLNSLLNNNDYNIENIQEDDQLMSAMQMSLGENQQLNDQKNVSTSGGIIYTSNNSDLPTIEEIENMKDIDNELKEALILSLKEYYEKNKTENANQEDGEGDGKKEVKEGDDVSDHVSDDVLDEAADEANNQAVPSNEDNPIGTDKPSDDTPFDEKEEENFSLVNESYKNNFDSGDHQTQVEDAKEKKENESYEKVFKIDKEEGNLQDNTQGGGINEKLYNSEKSVSKENDGVGVSSENQDGGDAPSTTHIQDTSYISSILGKINATVNVFSGEKSDEKEKESADKGDASSGEDQ, encoded by the exons ATGAGTTCCATCGAGGCGACCATCATCTGCATTGACAACAGTGACTACAACAGGAATGAGGACATCGTGCCGAATAGGTTTCTCTCGCAG ATCGACTGCGTGAACGTGCTCTGTTGTAACAAGACGAGCATGCACTACAAAAACAACATCGGAATAATAATGATGGCAGGAGACAAGACAAAAGTGAAGGTGTCCCTGACAAATGACATAGGGCAACTACTCTCCTGTATCCACGACATTAAGTTGGACGGCACATGTGACATCGTGAGAAGTCTACTGATCGCCCAGCTTGCCCTGAAGCATCGCGTGGACAAAAATCTGgcgcaaaaaattatgctCTTTGTAGGGAGCCCCTTCAAAGTTAATGAAAAACAACTAATCAGTACAGGTAAACagttaaagaaaaacaacatcTGTCTAGATATAATTAGTTATGGAGACATACACACAAATAGAGATATCCTGATGATGTTATACAACAGCGTAAATAGCAATGACAACTGTAAATTCATTGAGTGTCCTGAAACGGAGAACAACCTTAGCAGATTTGTTCTGAATTCTTTACTTAACAATAACGATTATAATATTGAAAATATCCAGGAGGATGATCAATTAATGAGTGCTATGCAAATGTCTCTGGGGGAAAATCAACAATTAAATGATCAGAAAAATGTTTCTACCTCCGGTGGTATTATCTACACTTCTAATAACAGTGACTTACCCACTATtgaagaaattgaaaatatgAAAGACATTGATAATGAGTTGAAGGAGGCCTTAATTTTATCGCTCAAGGAATATTATGAGAAGAACAAGACGGAAAATGCCAATCAGGAGGATGGTGAAGGGGATGGCAAAAAGGAAGTCAAAGAGGGAGATGATGTATCAGACCATGTATCAGACGATGTGTTAGACGAAGCGGCAGACGAAGCGAATAATCAGGCTGTTCCATCAAATGAAGACAACCCCATCGGAACAGACAAACCAAGTGATGACACCCCctttgatgaaaaagaagaagaaaatttttccctCGTAAATGAGAGCTATAAAAACAACTTTGACAGTGGAGACCATCAGACACAGGTCGAAGAtgccaaggagaaaaaagaaaacgagaGCTACGAGAAGGTGTTCAAAATAGATAAAGAGGAAGGTAACTTGCAGGATAACACTCAAGGGGGTGGCATAAATGAAAAGTTGTATAATTCGGAGAAGAGCGTTTCAAAAGAGAATGATGGGGTGGGTGTGTCCAGTGAGAATCAGGATGGTGGTGATGCTCCTTCGACCACGCATATTCAGGACACCAGCTATATTTCCAGCATCCTCGGGAAGATTAACGCAACTGTGAATGTGTTCAGCGGTGAAAAATCggacgaaaaggagaaggagtcgGCGGACAAGGGGGACGCCTCCTCCGGGGAGGATCAGTAG
- a CDS encoding serine protease DegP, putative, producing MKLSLLSYSFCASVAALLIIRDEGDTSGSFFASCAAWPMGERAPRTDGTNYTHHNRGELTTEIGLEEEHLYNDTETQGGDDSELVFNKRTPSVRSKSSTVDPPFVKYVPAYVNLPVNYKPVAKMNAAGGEEESGLPLSDIYKEGDHHPSERTKDGQYDPSIQQYEVSFKNNTVEGEYPSESNYQVQEEPLSGAPNTWRRKKKKKTLDHRMNLIEHNLKDYSPMKDQLIHRKPLNSYISNFYDGTSDKSVQHRIGKIKLSTHRNDRRMIKDILTPQTVKVMKEYLLKRRKKYGNEKIQHLVDSSSDQMYREDSASLGNSWKGSIKVSHPLRFFPASFPLHTPMTANQGEAKR from the exons ATGAAGTTGTCTCTGCTGAGTTATTCATTCTGTGCGTCTGTCGCAGCGCTCCTGATTATACGGGATGAGGGTGACACCTCGGGTAGCTTCTTTGCTTCGTGCGCTGCTTGGCCGATGGGTGAAAGGGCACCCCGGACTGACGGTACCAACTACACACATCATAACAGGGGGGAGTTAACAACAGAGATTGGACTGGAGGAGGAGCATCTTTACAACGATACAGAAACGCAGGGAGGAGATGACTCTGAACTTGTATTCAATAAAAGGACACCAAGTGTTCGGAGTAAAAGTAGCACAGTAGATCCTCCCTTCGTTAAATACGTTCCCGCGTATGTTAATCTGCCCGTGAATTACAAACCAGTGGCTAAAATGAATGCAGCTGGTGGAGAAGAAGAGAGCGGACTCCCCCTTAGCGATATATACAAGGAGGGCGATCATCACCCGAGTGAACGCACAAAGGATGGACAGTACGATCCTTCAATACAACAGTATGAAGtctcatttaaaaataataccGTAGAAGGTGAATACCCTAGTGAAAGCAACTACCAAGTTCAGGAGGAACCTCTCTCTGGTGCACCTAACACATggaggcgaaaaaaaaaaaaaaaaaccttagACCACAGAATGAATTTAATAGAACACAATCTGAAGGACTACTCACCAATGAAGGATCAGCTCATTCACAGAAAACCGTTAAACTCATATATAAGTAACTTCTATGATGGTACCTCAGACAAGTCTGTACAACATCGAATAGGAAAAATCAAACTCAGTACCCACAGGAACGATAGAAGAATGATAAAAGATATTCTCACCCCACAGACGGTTAAAGTTATGAAAGAGTACCTActgaagaggagaaaaaaatatggaaatgaaaaaatccaGCATTTAGTGGATTCGTCCTCAGATCAGATGTACAGGGAAGATAGTGCCTCCTTGGGAAATAGCTGGAAGGGTAGCATAAAAGTGAGTCATCCGTTGAGATTCTTTCCAG CGAGCTTTCCTCTCCACACTCCGATGACAGCAAACCAGGGAGAAGCCAAGAGGTGA
- a CDS encoding glutathione synthetase, putative, with translation MEGDLENRVNHFYEVVRREILNFFTEKKDNNQYLSYARIQLLIQDLMDYLNHGAFYTFTKACPGEGNTMYFQDPKLFSFSVLPQKLNRNILQLCQKCTLLHAELFDNIVCDMPFLLGLFEGIKNYDEFCGRLIGICERVYLSKEEGRGRDIKNDIRCVIGRSDYMLDSRQNAQDERNGQDEHDGKNEENGQSRQVKQIEYNTISVAFGNLSTVLFEAHKNMLRHVYRECFSLEGKSQGQREGAGGQSDMDVSSILEEKFKNNFLDGIVTCLKKCHEAYLTETKPLQGHNKTIILSILHDDDLNRFDKYKTKYELNKMDITFKFLTLKELELLYEKKKIFLNYPNETLEETLKRVKECQDDLHKGEYAPGKLLLDLNTEEYHPYGEEFSDYKQHVFEISVIYFRSLYSPDHFNEIIWQVRELFEFSDAVKIPSLPYQLVGSKRIQMILLDESILKRYLSVDLNKMKKSDKQIDHDMKLLQKTFALQVDPSLSQNEHIVSHAIKEEHNYLLKPQREGGKNNLHGRDMQEKLMLYYKPEERDKLSFYVLMQKLFPTPFIAVHCRTKLCPIGEGTDDSSSHTKKGEVGGKLSCVQCGSKSYAVEFSPEQSISEISLFHNFLFCKNVNVLNEQKGYLVRTKNYRENEGGAISGISSLDSFFLV, from the coding sequence ATGGAGGGTGACCTAGAGAACAGGGTGAACCACTTCTATGAAGTGGTGAGGCGGGAAATCCTAAATTTCTTCACGGAGAAGAAAGACAATAACCAATACCTCAGTTATGCACGGATACAACTCCTCATACAAGATTTAATGGACTACCTAAATCATGGAGCATTCTATACCTTCACCAAAGCATGCCCAGGAGAGGGCAACACGATGTACTTCCAAGATCCCAagcttttctcattttcagtGCTCCCACAGAAGCTAAATCGAAATATCTTACAGCTTTGCCAGAAGTGCACATTGCTTCACGCGGAATTGTTCGATAACATCGTTTGCGATATGCCTTTCTTATTAGGCCTCTTCgaagggataaaaaattatgacgaGTTCTGTGGAAGGCTCATTGGTATTTGCGAGAGAGTCTACTTAAGTAAGGAGGAGGGTCGAGGGCGAGACATAAAAAACGACATACGTTGCGTTATTGGTAGATCGGATTATATGTTGGATAGCAGACAAAACGCGCAAGACGAACGAAACGGTCAGGATGAACatgatggaaaaaacgaagaaaatggGCAGAGTCGTCAAGTGAAGCAAATAGAGTATAACACCATTTCGGTGGCATTTGGCAACTTGTCGACTGTGCTTTTCGAGGCACACAAGAATATGCTGAGGCATGTTTACCGAGAGTGTTTCTCCCTGGAAGGGAAATCGCAAGGACAACGTGAGGGAGCTGGAGGACAGTCGGATATGGATGTGAGCTCCATCCTGGaggagaaatttaaaaataacttcCTCGATGGGATAGTCACGTGCTTGAAGAAATGCCACGAAGCTTATCTAACCGAAACAAAACCATTGCAAGGACACAATAAAACAATCATCCTTTCCATCCTACATGATGATGACCTTAACCGTTTCGATAAATATAAAACCAAATatgaattaaataaaatggatatAACTTTCAAGTTCCTAACTCTAAAGGAGTTAGAACTtctttatgaaaaaaaaaaaatttttttaaattatccaAATGAAACGTTAGAAGAGACATTAAAAAGGGTGAAGGAGTGTCAAGACGATCTTCACAAAGGCGAGTATGCTCCAGGGAAACTCCTCCTAGATTTGAATACGGAAGAGTATCACCCATATGGAGAGGAGTTCTCGGATTATAAGCAACATGTGTTTGAAATCAGTGTGATATACTTTAGATCATTGTATTCACCAGACCATTTTAATGAAATAATTTGGCAAGTTAGGGAGTTATTCGAATTTAGTGATGCTGTAAAAATACCATCCTTACCATATCAGCTCGTAGGATCCAAACGAATTCAAATGATCCTCCTGGATGAGTCCATCCTAAAACGCTATCTTTCTGTAGACCTAAACAAGATGAAAAAATCAGACAAGCAAATAGATCACGACATGAAGCTCTTACAGAAAACATTCGCTCTGCAGGTGGATCCATCGCTGAGTCAAAATGAGCACATCGTTTCTCATGCCATTAAGGAGGAACACAATTATTTGCTTAAACCACAGAgggagggaggaaagaacaaTTTACACGGTAGAGATATGCAGGAAAAACTTATGCTTTACTATAAACCGGAGGAACGGGATAagctttctttttatgttctCATGCAGAAGTTATTTCCTACTCCATTTATTGCAGTACATTGCAGGACGAAGCTCTGCCCAATTGGGGAGGGTACTGATGATTCATCATCCCATACTAAGAAGGGAGAAGTGGGAGGAAAATTGTCGTGCGTTCAATGTGGAAGCAAATCTTATGCTGTTGAATTTTCTCCAGAACAATCTATATCGGAAATTAGTCtctttcataattttttgttttgtaaaaatgtgaacgTGCTGAATGAACAGAAGGGATACCTCGTGCGGACGAAGAACTACAGGGAGAACGAGGGGGGTGCCATTTCCGGCATCTCCAGCTTGGACTCCTTCTTCTTGGTGTGA